A genome region from Scyliorhinus torazame isolate Kashiwa2021f chromosome 13, sScyTor2.1, whole genome shotgun sequence includes the following:
- the LOC140387784 gene encoding histone H2B-like, translating to MCLQFAPTKKGTKKAQKKTPTKGDKKRKSRSHSISTYKVTKQVHSEIGISSQGHGHHELVDQRHFRAYRRQVSHLAHYHKRSTISSLEIQPTARLLPLPGELAKHAVSGGPKAGTKDTSSK from the coding sequence ATGTGTCTGCAGTTTGCTCCGACCAAGAAGGGCACCAAGAAAGCCCAGAAGAAGACACCAACCAAGGGCGACAAGAAGAGGAAGTCGAGGAGTCACTCCATCTCCACATACAAAGTGACGAAGCAGGTTCATTCTGAAATTGGCATCTCCTCCCAAGGCCATGGGCATCATGAACTTGTTGATCAACGTCATTTTAGAGCATATCGCAGGCAGGTTTCCCACCTGGCACATTAccacaagcgcagcaccatcagctcgcTGGAGATCCAGCCCACTGCACGTCTGCTgccgctgcccggggaactggccaagcacgctgtGTCGGGAGGGCCAAAGGCAGGGACCAaggacaccagctccaagtaa